A genome region from Dolichospermum compactum NIES-806 includes the following:
- a CDS encoding type II toxin-antitoxin system VapC family toxin has product MKLMAHIGTDGILQIQTHTEFKDKSVEVLVVVQPLDIVAERLNRMTKEQSEEAINLLQSLLIQVDMTTDANALYSTLKLARREGLAAYDAAYLELVLRLKLPLATLDNRLAEAAIRCGVSLIIDKEISE; this is encoded by the coding sequence ATGAAATTGATGGCACATATCGGCACAGATGGTATATTACAAATCCAAACCCATACAGAATTTAAAGATAAATCTGTAGAAGTATTGGTAGTTGTCCAACCATTAGATATTGTAGCTGAACGACTTAACCGGATGACAAAAGAACAATCTGAAGAAGCTATTAATTTATTACAGTCCCTATTAATTCAAGTTGATATGACTACAGATGCAAATGCTTTATATTCAACCTTAAAATTAGCAAGAAGAGAAGGTTTAGCCGCTTATGATGCAGCTTATTTAGAATTAGTATTGCGGTTAAAATTACCATTGGCAACACTTGATAATCGGTTAGCAGAAGCGGCGATTCGCTGTGGTGTTAGTCTGATTATTGATAAGGAAATATCAGAATGA
- a CDS encoding element excision factor XisI family protein — MTLFNISAIILLIIIVANPMIWIQRDGTEIGIANELMAADVSKEDIVLGFHDPYKRQFTGFAVG; from the coding sequence ATTACGCTATTCAACATTTCTGCTATTATACTCCTCATCATTATAGTCGCTAATCCAATGATCTGGATACAAAGAGATGGTACAGAAATTGGTATTGCGAATGAATTAATGGCTGCTGATGTATCTAAAGAAGATATTGTTTTAGGATTTCATGATCCTTATAAACGGCAATTTACAGGTTTTGCGGTGGGATAA
- a CDS encoding lipase family protein, protein MSAPRPLSDTDELVCCGLLLSTENDIVIAIRGTERLDDYFFNLLAFPNSEAIHSGFNLYVESFWQQLQDFIQREENANKNIFVTGHSLGGAAATLITKRISESELKPIAPYTLETYTFGAPPVSTIELIIDTPIYRFRNIGDLIPNLPKIIAVLLNRIPGIKQVIIN, encoded by the coding sequence ATCTCAGCACCACGTCCTTTAAGTGATACCGATGAATTAGTTTGTTGTGGTTTACTCCTATCCACAGAAAATGATATTGTCATTGCTATTAGAGGTACAGAAAGATTAGATGATTACTTCTTTAACTTACTAGCATTCCCCAATTCAGAAGCAATTCACTCCGGTTTTAATCTTTATGTTGAAAGTTTCTGGCAACAATTACAAGACTTTATCCAAAGAGAAGAAAACGCCAACAAAAATATTTTCGTAACTGGACATAGTTTAGGCGGTGCTGCGGCTACATTAATTACTAAACGAATTAGTGAAAGCGAATTAAAACCTATTGCACCTTATACATTAGAAACTTATACATTTGGCGCACCACCAGTTAGCACAATAGAATTAATTATTGATACTCCTATCTATAGATTTAGAAATATCGGTGATTTGATTCCTAACTTACCAAAAATCATTGCTGTTTTATTAAATAGAATCCCAGGAATTAAACAAGTAATTATTAATTAG
- a CDS encoding DUF6816 family protein — MLNKIIVSFCLILIILLGNNEAQAGELAEHLAKFPQWERLTSVKPAKGDLVYPDWIAGTWKVTSTLVDLAAPLGPDIVTPGFEGNRSQLNQPISFLVKFIKVKPINSGLKFLTNFQNQASILVADREFNSLNLSRAYLGDEAVLSSRVDPQSPNRQITFLRGERQLISIISDRATETTADNQFITTEVFQQLFKGSSRPYLNTVESTTAYQKLSTPSPAITADQVTAVYLSPQDPDYFTAGSRPVALYRYRLEFVPAS, encoded by the coding sequence ATGTTAAATAAAATAATTGTTAGTTTTTGCTTAATACTGATAATCTTACTAGGAAATAACGAAGCCCAAGCCGGAGAATTAGCAGAACATTTAGCCAAATTCCCCCAATGGGAAAGATTAACATCAGTTAAACCAGCCAAAGGAGATTTAGTTTACCCTGACTGGATAGCTGGGACTTGGAAAGTTACCAGCACATTAGTAGATTTAGCCGCACCTTTAGGACCGGATATAGTGACACCAGGCTTTGAAGGTAATCGTAGTCAATTAAATCAACCAATTAGTTTTTTAGTTAAATTCATCAAAGTTAAACCAATTAATTCGGGTTTAAAATTTCTTACTAATTTCCAGAATCAAGCATCAATATTAGTAGCAGATAGAGAATTTAATAGTTTAAATTTATCTAGAGCGTATTTAGGCGATGAGGCTGTCTTATCATCCAGAGTAGATCCTCAATCTCCCAATCGGCAAATTACCTTTTTGCGCGGTGAACGGCAATTAATTTCCATTATCAGCGATCGCGCCACCGAAACAACAGCAGATAATCAATTCATCACCACAGAAGTTTTCCAACAATTATTTAAAGGCAGTTCTCGTCCATATTTGAATACTGTAGAGTCAACCACAGCCTATCAAAAACTCTCCACACCATCTCCAGCCATTACCGCAGATCAAGTAACCGCCGTCTACCTTTCACCCCAAGATCCCGATTATTTTACCGCAGGTTCTCGACCAGTGGCATTATATCGGTATCGCCTAGAATTTGTCCCCGCAAGCTGA
- a CDS encoding Uma2 family endonuclease: MIASPDFYITPEEYLAMEENSTVKHEYIDGYIYAMAGALDAHVTIALNMASLLRNHVRGSGCRVYIADMKARIESLNRFYYPDVMVTCDARDQETPGYKRFPCLIIEVLSNSTEGFDRGDKFADYQLLETLQEYVLINPKKPRVECFRRNDDGLWTLQSYVGEQASFQLKSINFAGTMTELYEDVNFHPLESEKPENNMK; this comes from the coding sequence ATGATTGCTTCTCCCGATTTTTACATCACACCAGAAGAATATTTAGCAATGGAAGAAAACAGCACAGTTAAACATGAATATATTGATGGATATATTTATGCAATGGCTGGCGCACTTGATGCTCATGTTACTATAGCTTTAAATATGGCTTCTTTACTCCGTAATCACGTTCGGGGTTCTGGTTGTCGGGTGTACATTGCTGATATGAAAGCGAGAATAGAATCTTTAAATAGATTTTACTATCCTGATGTAATGGTAACTTGTGATGCACGAGATCAAGAAACTCCAGGTTATAAAAGATTTCCCTGTTTAATAATCGAAGTTTTATCTAATTCTACCGAAGGATTTGATAGAGGGGATAAATTTGCTGATTATCAACTGTTGGAAACTTTGCAAGAATACGTTTTAATTAATCCGAAAAAACCAAGAGTTGAATGTTTTAGACGTAATGATGATGGGCTTTGGACTTTACAATCTTATGTAGGTGAACAAGCATCATTTCAATTAAAAAGCATCAATTTTGCAGGAACAATGACAGAACTTTATGAAGATGTGAATTTTCATCCTCTAGAATCAGAAAAACCTGAGAACAACATGAAATAA
- a CDS encoding type II toxin-antitoxin system VapC family toxin: MQFVLDCSVAISWCLVDENNDYANSILAMMVDSEAFVPAIWSLEIANTLVVAERRNRMTKEQSQEAINLLQSLLIKVDIATDTNALDSTLKLARREGLAAYDAAYLELALRLQLPLATLDNRLAEAAVRRGVSLILDKE, translated from the coding sequence ATGCAGTTTGTTTTAGATTGTTCGGTAGCAATTAGCTGGTGTTTGGTAGACGAAAATAATGATTATGCTAATTCCATACTAGCAATGATGGTAGATTCTGAAGCATTTGTACCAGCAATTTGGTCGCTGGAGATTGCTAATACTCTTGTTGTAGCAGAACGACGTAACCGTATGACAAAAGAACAATCTCAGGAAGCTATTAATTTATTACAGTCCCTATTAATTAAAGTTGATATAGCTACAGATACAAATGCTTTAGATTCAACCTTGAAATTAGCAAGACGAGAAGGTTTAGCTGCTTATGATGCAGCTTATTTAGAATTAGCATTGCGCTTACAATTGCCATTAGCAACACTTGATAATCGGTTAGCAGAAGCAGCGGTTCGCCGTGGTGTTAGTCTGATTCTTGATAAAGAATAA
- a CDS encoding Uma2 family endonuclease: MTYTPVKPLTFEQFLIEYADNTRYELIDGELRDMEPTGPHEEVAGNIAGRIYTEIIHNNLNWLIPKNCLIKPFAGSATALRPNVIVLDKAKLNQEPLWQKEPIICHGNTIKLVAEVVSTNWQDDYARKIEEYAFLEIPEYWIVDFRALGGIQFIGNPKQPTLTICQLINGVYQQEKYRLGDSIVSPLFPDLKLKLDDIMP, encoded by the coding sequence ATGACCTATACCCCAGTAAAACCACTCACCTTTGAGCAATTTTTAATTGAATATGCGGACAATACTCGCTATGAACTAATTGACGGAGAACTAAGAGATATGGAACCAACAGGACCCCACGAAGAAGTTGCTGGAAATATTGCCGGGAGAATTTATACAGAGATTATTCATAATAATTTAAACTGGTTGATTCCTAAAAATTGCTTAATTAAACCCTTCGCTGGGTCAGCTACAGCACTCCGTCCAAATGTAATTGTTTTAGATAAAGCAAAACTTAATCAAGAACCACTTTGGCAAAAAGAACCAATAATTTGTCATGGAAATACTATTAAATTAGTTGCTGAAGTTGTGAGTACAAATTGGCAAGATGATTATGCCAGAAAAATAGAAGAATATGCTTTTCTCGAAATACCGGAATATTGGATTGTAGACTTTCGGGCATTAGGTGGAATCCAATTTATTGGTAATCCTAAACAACCTACATTAACAATTTGTCAATTAATTAATGGTGTCTATCAACAAGAAAAATATCGTTTAGGAGATAGTATAGTTTCTCCTCTATTTCCAGATTTGAAACTTAAATTAGATGACATAATGCCATAG
- a CDS encoding transposase, giving the protein MRLKNFPEVVKTILKPLPKKDYPVLDTFSFVSVWLQYVMDKSIVSMRDLFQRLNNQGIDLKISNFSKASKKRDTQVFLEIITELNNQLRKKKGKEETQALFPIDSTIITLTSKLLWSQGYHQVKLFCGLDSLTSEVGGMVIHFGQGHDHKYGQETVEAIPSKGVGIMDRGFASSERISELKQQKNKAFVLRIKNNVTLEMLENGNCKVGKDEREVEIRVVAFCDIETKSEFRLATNLLNEGEEQVSNQEIMEIYIQRWQIELLWKFLKMHLKLDRLMTKNENGIRIQIMCCLIAYLILQLIEIPQEFGKTLLDKLRYLQSYMCQEISYVHWFRKLIWIR; this is encoded by the coding sequence ATGCGCTTAAAGAATTTCCCAGAAGTGGTCAAAACAATATTGAAACCATTGCCCAAAAAAGATTATCCAGTTCTGGACACATTTTCATTTGTATCAGTGTGGTTACAGTATGTCATGGATAAAAGTATAGTGAGTATGAGAGATTTATTTCAAAGACTAAATAATCAAGGGATAGATTTAAAAATATCAAATTTTTCCAAGGCAAGTAAAAAGAGAGATACTCAAGTATTTTTGGAGATAATAACTGAATTAAACAATCAACTGAGAAAGAAAAAAGGAAAGGAAGAAACCCAAGCATTATTTCCTATAGATTCAACAATTATTACATTAACAAGTAAATTATTATGGAGTCAAGGATATCATCAAGTAAAACTATTTTGTGGGTTAGATAGTTTGACATCAGAAGTTGGTGGAATGGTGATTCATTTTGGGCAAGGACATGACCATAAATATGGACAAGAAACAGTAGAAGCAATTCCGTCAAAAGGAGTAGGGATAATGGATAGAGGATTTGCATCCTCCGAAAGAATATCTGAATTAAAACAACAAAAAAATAAAGCTTTTGTCTTAAGAATTAAAAATAATGTCACTTTAGAAATGCTAGAAAATGGTAATTGTAAAGTTGGCAAAGATGAAAGAGAAGTGGAAATTAGAGTAGTAGCATTTTGTGATATAGAAACTAAGAGTGAATTTCGTTTAGCAACAAACTTATTAAATGAAGGAGAAGAGCAAGTTAGTAATCAAGAGATTATGGAAATTTACATACAAAGATGGCAAATTGAATTGTTATGGAAATTCTTAAAAATGCACCTCAAGTTAGACAGACTTATGACAAAGAATGAGAATGGAATTAGAATTCAGATAATGTGCTGTTTAATCGCTTATTTGATATTGCAACTAATAGAAATACCGCAAGAATTTGGCAAAACTTTATTAGATAAACTCCGTTATCTTCAGTCCTATATGTGTCAGGAAATAAGTTATGTTCATTGGTTTAGAAAACTTATTTGGATAAGATGA
- a CDS encoding HEAT repeat domain-containing protein translates to MASIGKEAKVAIPSLIEALKDNDASVRYSAAAALGNMGEETKAGLTQLAHW, encoded by the coding sequence TTGGCGAGCATAGGAAAGGAAGCGAAAGTTGCTATTCCTAGCTTGATAGAAGCTTTAAAGGACAACGATGCCTCGGTTCGCTACTCTGCTGCGGCTGCGTTAGGGAATATGGGAGAGGAAACTAAAGCAGGACTTACGCAACTGGCACATTGGTAG